Part of the Acidobacteriota bacterium genome, CGAGCGATCTCCTTGCCCTTCAGCCCTTCCATTTCGCGCAGTACGAAGACCGCGCGCTGCTTTTCGCTCAGCGTCGACGCCAACTCGTGGAACACGGTCTGGATCTCCTGTTCGGACAGGTTTTCGAGTTGCCGCGCGAAGGCCTCACCGCGCTGGTGCTCGTGCTGCAACTGGAAGCTCTGCAGCGAGCGGATGCGGGACGCCCGTGACCGTAGGTGGTCGATCGCGAGGTTGGAGACGATGCGGTAGATCCAGGTGTTCGGGCTGTAGCGCTGGTCGAAGCGGTGGCGCGAATCCCAGATGCGCAGGAAAGCGATCTGAACGATGTCGCGTGCGTCCTCCCGGTCGCCTACCATGCTGGTCGCCAGGTGCAGCAGATGTGATGCCTTGCGGCGCATCAACTCGTCGAGCGCGAGTTCGTCATCGCGGCGCATGCCCGCCAGGAGTTCGACGTCGGACGCCTCGGACCACTCCACCCTGCGCTGACGTTGCGAGTAGGCAATCGTCAGACCGCTGCGTGGAGGATCTTCGCGTGGCGGTTCCATGCGGATGGCTTGCGCGGATCTCATGCCTCGCTGTTGATACGGAGGCCCGGGGCAAAGCGTCCAAAGACTGCGCTGCCAGGAACCTGGAACGCTCACCGCCCGGCGGCCACGACGGCTGGAGGCGGCCGAATTATACTCCCCGACAGGTGCGGCCGCTGACCAGCCGGCTCGTCTGAAGCATGTGGTTCCTGTACCAGCTC contains:
- a CDS encoding RNA polymerase sigma factor, which encodes MRSAQAIRMEPPREDPPRSGLTIAYSQRQRRVEWSEASDVELLAGMRRDDELALDELMRRKASHLLHLATSMVGDREDARDIVQIAFLRIWDSRHRFDQRYSPNTWIYRIVSNLAIDHLRSRASRIRSLQSFQLQHEHQRGEAFARQLENLSEQEIQTVFHELASTLSEKQRAVFVLREMEGLKGKEIARILGIRPSTVRNHLFNSRRQLRKELRKRYPEYAQNARVKHTGIEDRS